In Cicer arietinum cultivar CDC Frontier isolate Library 1 chromosome 1, Cicar.CDCFrontier_v2.0, whole genome shotgun sequence, one DNA window encodes the following:
- the LOC101513083 gene encoding uncharacterized protein, translated as MCSNTGSTSACGCSSGGNGGSIWSSSLKKQQQQHQQQQQKRPRIPKRGPGVAELEKILREQETIDISTTTTTTDRDRGSNNEGFSSSCYIPHYSSSSSLKSHQQPPPLLTQPNSPSSGRTVVSNMSSHHVPSAPKFDHIVPPPKPPNIASMYGNSPSILGRSGGSGFVSQEVELFPMNHLTSCKSKSNFNEVVDGSQSDSGNSPSRNLSSESNHVWSSYPSSIQKRNNNGFTPPPMMNQFHGTNGTAACSGSLSIGLQNHLEPPSNQNSYYQYTSRSQEEPKIVGIKRSHTSSLDNSLIAPSNFQVLPSFSRYSRPNQSSTNDNHGAASFNPTNECYRDAKWGSTLELNSRRFNSENVGSGHANFPPFVAPEVPSPPSMHLFQSVLSKGNVLPSQVIEDKMESSYQRSESSGQDRKPFFNFLEVKGQEGVTDAMSGSNHGGREGGRGGIDLSLKL; from the exons atgtgtagcAATACTGGTAGTACTAGTGCATGTGGATGTAGCAGTGGAGGAAATGGTGGTTCAATTTGGAGTTCTAGTTtgaaaaaacaacaacaacaacatcaacaacaacaacaaaaacgtCCTAGAATACCTAAAAGAGGTCCTGGTGTTGCTGAACTTGAGAAGATCTTGAGAGAACAAGAAACAATTGACATATCAACGACGACAACAACAACAGATAGAGATAGAGGAAGTAATAATGAAGGTTTTTCATCTTCATGTTATATTCCtcattattcttcttcttcgtctTTGAAATCTCATCAACAACCACCACCACTTTTAACGCAGCCTAATTCGCCGTCTTCTGGAAGAACGGTTGTGAGTAATATGTCTTCTCATCATGTTCCATCGGCGCCGAAATTTGATCATATAGTTCCACCTCCTAAACCACCAAACATTGCATCAATGTATGGTAATAGTCCTTCAATTTTAGGAAGGAGTGGTGGATCTGGTTTTGTTTCACAAGAGGTGGAACTATTTCCTATGAATCATCTTACTTCATGTAAGtctaaatctaattttaatGAAGTTGTCGATGGAAGCCAATCTGATTCTGGAAATTCTCCATCTAGGAATTTGTCTAGTGAATCCAATCATGTTTGGTCTTCTTACCCTTCATCCATTCAAAAGAGAAACAACAATGGTTTTACACCACCGCCAATG ATGAATCAATTTCATGGGACTAATGGTACAGCAGCTTGTTCAGGATCATTGTCAATTGGATTGCAGAATCATTTAGAGCCCCCTTCAAACCAAAATTCATATTACCAATACACATCTAGGTCACAAGAAGAACCTAAG ATTGTTGGCATAAAGCGATCTCATACTTCATCCTTGGACAACTCTCTTATTGCACCATCTAATTTTCAAGTACTTCCAAGTTTCTCTCGCTACAGTAGACCAAATCAATCATCAACAAATGACAATCATGGTGCAGCTAGTTTCAATCCCACCAATGAGTGCTACAG GGATGCCAAATGGGGTAGTACTTTGGAACTTAACAGCAGAAGGTTCAATTCTGAAAATGTTGGTTCTGGTCATGCAAATTTTCCACCATTTGTTGCTCCTGAAGTTCCTTCTCCACCTTCTATGCATTTGTTTCAAAGTGTTCTTTCCAAAGGGAATGTGCTCCCTTCTCAAGTCATTGAG GATAAAATGGAGAGTTCATACCAACGTTCAGAATCAAGTGGACAAGATCGTAAGCCTTTCTTTAACTTCTTAGAAGTGAAGGGCCAAGAAGGGGTGACAGATGCAATGAGTGGATCAAATCATGGAGGACGTGAAGGTGGAAGAGGTGGCATTGATCTGAGCTTGAAGCtttga
- the LOC101493447 gene encoding protein IQ-DOMAIN 9, which translates to MGSGFWFKTIISLRKSKSRSKKAKGTLAPEKLSALKSNKYTGKESSGLANGIQNDNLVAIETIAATRIQTAFRAYKARKALRRLKGFTKLKILTQGYSVQKQASTTITYLHSWSKIQGEIRARRICMVTEDRIKRKKQESQLKLEEKLHDLEVEWSGGPETMEETLGRIHHREEAAVKRERAMAYAFSHQWRANSSQSQVLGSYELGKANWGWSWKERWIAARPWESRVASSTSPKKTQNKLSFKVQKNKSTSTSKTSVSVTPTSSNAKGTPPLGNAKGSAKPRRLSYPTTTEKSVVVEGGAK; encoded by the exons ATGGGTTCTGGTTTTTggtttaaaacaataattagcCTAAGGAAATCAAAAAGcagatcaaagaaagcaaaG GGTACCTTAGCTCCAGAGAAGCTAAGCGCATTGAAATCGAACAAATATACAGGAAAAGAGTCTAGTGGATTAGCAAATGGTATCCAAAATGATAATCTCGTGGCAATTGAAACTATTGCTGCAACGAGAATCCAGACTGCATTCCGTGCTTATAAG GCTAGGAAAGCTCTACGACGATTGAAAGGTTTCACAAAACTGAAGATTTTAACGCAAGGTTACTCTGTTCAAAAGCAAGCCAGTACAACTATAACATACCTTCATTCATGGAGCAAGATACAGGGTGAGATAAGAGCTCGTCGAATCTGTATGGTGACAGAAGACAGGATCAAGCGGAAGAAACAAGAGTCTCAACTAAAACTTGAGGAAAAGCTCCATGATTTGGAG GTTGAATGGTCTGGCGGTCCTGAAACCATGGAAGAAACCCTTGGGAGGATACATCATAGAGAAGAAGCAGCTGTAAAGCGTGAAAGAGCCATGGCTTATGCCTTTTCTCATCAG TGGAGGGCAAACTCTAGTCAGAGCCAAGTGCTAGGTAGTTATGAACTCGGAAAAGCTAACTGGGGTTGGAGCTGGAAGGAACGCTGGATCGCGGCTCGCCCATGGGAAAGCCGTGTTGCTAGCAGCACTAGTCCAAAGAAAACTCAAAACAAGCTATCTTTCAAGGTTCAGAAGAATAAAAGCACATCAACTTCTAAAACTTCAGTTTCAGTAACACCTACTTCCTCCAATGCAAAAGGAACTCCTCCTTTAGGTAATGCTAAAGGGAGTGCCAAACCTAGGAGATTGTCTTATCCAACCACCACAGAGAAGTCTGTGGTGGTTGAAGGAGGAGCGAAGTGA